In Onychostoma macrolepis isolate SWU-2019 chromosome 14, ASM1243209v1, whole genome shotgun sequence, a single window of DNA contains:
- the LOC131553153 gene encoding G2/M phase-specific E3 ubiquitin-protein ligase-like, producing the protein MWKEPGTDTTTSAKFWRIAVEKCRLCHKHVAVHKLEEDVNSCSGASSTVVDLTEDKDKDSSASLSETEEHDLETIAEDCDTCPQATSPQAAQMLKAGPSTGCLYTPLSDILLDSYSEEDLEMLSSPVRPYSPAHDEDDVAEVLSNFRSENSTQESTTTVVVRRKRVLQSAITALGKTYFAWHNRPQVEFVGELAEDHGGPTREFFRLLMKEVQSSLGVFEGQEGNLYFTYDQSALEQGRYYTAGKLTAWSLLHGGPGLKALDPALFLLMCGQDTDLEHFRCELLPDREVQKNVLK; encoded by the exons ATGTGGAAGGAGCCGGGCACTGACACAACTACCAGTGCCAAATTCTG GAGGATAGCCGTTGAAAAATGCAGGTTGTGCCACAAACATGTAGCTGTCCACAAACTGGAAGAAGATGTCAACAGTTGTTCAGG gGCTAGCAGCACAGTAGTGGACCTCACTGAAGACAAAGACAAAGACTCATCTGCTTCATTGTCAGAAACTGAAGA ACATGACCTGGAGACAATTGCAGAAGACTGTGACACATGTCCTCAGGCAACTTCACCACAAGCT GCACAGATGCTGAAAGCAGGACCAAGTACAGGGTGTTTGTATACACCGTTGAG TGACATATTGCTGGATAGCTATTCTGAGGAAGATTTAGAGATGCTATCATCTCCTGTTCGACCTTACAGTCCAGCTCAT GATGAGGATGACGTCGCTGAGGTTTTAAGTAACTTCAGAAGTGAAAACAGTACTCAGGAAAGTACTACAACTGTGGTGGTCAGGAGAAAACGTGTACTGCAAAGTGCCATCACTGCCCTTGGAAAAACATACTTTGCATGGCACAATCGACCACAAGTTGAATTTGTGGGTGAGCTTGCTGAAGACCATGGTGGTCCCACAAGGGAGTTTTTCAG GCTTTTGATGAAAGAGGTCCAATCATCCTTGGGAGTTTTTGAGGGACAGGAAGGGAACCTCTATTTTACTTACGATCAGTCAGCTTTAGAGCAGGGCAGGTACTATACAGCAGGGAAACTGACTGCTTGGTCTCTGTTACATGGAGGACCAGGCCTTAAAGCACTAGACCCTGCCTTGTTTTTGCTAATGTGTGGTCAGGATACAGATCTAGAGCACTTCCGTTGTGAGTTGTTGCCAGACAGGGAGGTGCAGAAAAATGTCCTGAAG tAA